One segment of Castanea sativa cultivar Marrone di Chiusa Pesio chromosome 3, ASM4071231v1 DNA contains the following:
- the LOC142629391 gene encoding uncharacterized protein LOC142629391 translates to MGREVSESCVDSLLTEMVSSYCDRFYANKPDLAARRIEAIGFQVGLQLSERYTMERPRFSDHLEAIKFICKDFWSELFKKQIDNLKTNHRGTFVLQDNRFRWLARMSVDPSPENGDLSQDNPPAENKAAQATSMHLYFPCGIIRGALSNLGIPCAVTADISNLPACSFVVRIKA, encoded by the exons aTGGGGAGGGAGGTGTCAGAGAGCTGCGTGGATAGTCTACTAACCGAAATGGTATCCTCTTACTGCGATCGCTTCTACGCCAATAAGCCTGACCTCGCCGCTCGTCGGATCGAAGCCATCGGCTTTCAGGTCGGCCTCCAGCTCTCCGAACG GTATACCATGGAGCGGCCTCGTTTCAGTGATCATCTAGAGGCAATCAAGTTCATCTGCAAGGACTTCTGGTCCGAGCTCTTCAAGAAGCAAATAGACAACTTGAAGACCAATCATAGA GGTACATTTGTCTTGCAAGATAATCGATTTCGTTGGCTTGCACGTATGTCAGTTGATCCATCTCCTGAAAATGGAGATTTATCTCAAGATAATCCCCCGGCTGAAAACAAGGCAGCACAAGCTACTAGCATGCATCTATATTTCCCATGTGGAATCATAAGGGGTGCTCTTTCAAATTTGGGAATTCCTTGTGCAGTTACTGCAGATATATCCAACCTTCCTGCAT GTTCATTTGTGGTTCGCATAAAAGCCTAA